In Zalophus californianus isolate mZalCal1 chromosome 4, mZalCal1.pri.v2, whole genome shotgun sequence, the following proteins share a genomic window:
- the HES4 gene encoding transcription factor HES-4 isoform X1, with translation MPADTPGKPRASPLAGAPASASRTPNKPRSAAEHRKVGTGRGVGWEAWGGTDGCGTQPQPDPQSSKPVMEKRRRARINESLAQLKTLILDAFRKDSSRHSKLEKADILEMTVRHLQSLRRVQVTAALSADPAVLGKYRAGFNECLAEVNRFLAGCEGVPADVRSRLLGHLAACLGQLGPSRRPAPSSPAAEARAPEVYAGCPPLLAFDHPLPLLRPGSAFALRLPPGLTGAPPNAPRAGLQNRGAPWRPWLR, from the exons ATGCCTGCAGACACCCCAGGGAAGCCGAGAGCCTCGCCGCTGGCAGGAGCACCGGCCAGCGCCAGCAGAACCCCGAATAAGCCCCGAAGCGCGGCGGAGCACCGAAAGGTGGGGACCGGGCGGGGCGTGGGTTGGGAGGCGTGGGGTGGGACAGACGGATGCGGGACTCAGCCACAGCCCGACCCACAGTCCTCCAAACCCGTCATGGAGAAGCGGCGCCGAGCGCGCATCAACGAAAGCCTCGCGCAGCTCAAGACCCTCATCCTGGACGCCTTCAGGAAGGAT AGTTCCCGCCATTCGAAGCTGGAAAAAGCAGACATCCTGGAGATGACCGTCAGGCACCTGCAGAGTCTGCGGCGTGTGCAGGTGACAG CCGCGCTCAGCGCTGACCCCGCCGTCCTGGGCAAGTACCGCGCCGGCTTCAATGAGTGTCTAGCGGAGGTGAATCGCTTCTTGGCCGGCTGCGAGGGCGTCCCGGCCGACGTGCGTTCTCGCCTGCTTGGCCACCTGGCCGCCTGCCTGGGCCAGCTGGGGCCCTCGCGCCGCCCGGCTCCATCGTCCCCCGCTGCGGAGGCCCGGGCGCCCGAAGTCTACGCCGGTTGCCCGCCGCTCCTGGCATTCGACCACCCCTTACCCCTGCTGCGCCCTGGGTCTGCCTTCGCGCTGCGGCTCCCTCCAGGCCTGACTGGGGCGCCCCCCAACGCCCCTAGGGCGGGACTGCAGAACCGGGGCGCGCCCTGGAGGCCGTGGCTGCGGTGA
- the ISG15 gene encoding ubiquitin-like protein ISG15 — protein sequence MAGTLKVKMLGGEEFLVPLRSSMLALELKHQIAQKTGVPAFRQRLSTYPAGKVLKDEVPLDSQGVCPGSTVLLVVQSCDKPLTILVRNDKGRNTAYEVQLTQTVAELKQQVCRQEHVQADLFWLSFQGKPMDDQQQLGDYGLTPQCTVFMNLRLRGGGGGEWAGPGGQH from the exons ATG GCGGGGACCCTGAAGGTGAAGATGCTGGGGGGTGAGGAGTTCCTGGTACCCCTGAGGAGCTCCATGCTGGCCCTGGAGCTGAAGCATCAGATAGCCCAGAAAACCGGCGTGCCTGCGTTCCGGCAGCGCCTGTCTACCTACCCTGCTGGCAAAGTGCTGAAGGACGAGGTCCCCCTTGACAGCCAGGGCGTGTGTCCTGGCAGCACGGTCCTGCTGGTGGTGCAGAGCTGTGACAAGCCCCTGACCATCCTGGTGAGAAACGACAAGGGTCGCAACACCGCCTACGAGGTCCAGCTGACGCAGACCGTGGCTGAGCTCAAGCAGCAGGTGTGCCGGCAGGAGCATGTGCAGGCTGACCTGTTCTGGCTGAGTTTCCAGGGGAAGCCCATGGACGACCAGCAGCAGCTGGGGGACTATGGCCTCACACCCCAGTGCACTGTGTTCATGAATTTACGcctgcgggggggcgggggtggggagtgggcaggaCCAGGAGGGCAGCACTGA
- the HES4 gene encoding transcription factor HES-4 isoform X2, whose translation MPADTPGKPRASPLAGAPASASRTPNKPRSAAEHRKSSKPVMEKRRRARINESLAQLKTLILDAFRKDSSRHSKLEKADILEMTVRHLQSLRRVQVTAALSADPAVLGKYRAGFNECLAEVNRFLAGCEGVPADVRSRLLGHLAACLGQLGPSRRPAPSSPAAEARAPEVYAGCPPLLAFDHPLPLLRPGSAFALRLPPGLTGAPPNAPRAGLQNRGAPWRPWLR comes from the exons ATGCCTGCAGACACCCCAGGGAAGCCGAGAGCCTCGCCGCTGGCAGGAGCACCGGCCAGCGCCAGCAGAACCCCGAATAAGCCCCGAAGCGCGGCGGAGCACCGAAAG TCCTCCAAACCCGTCATGGAGAAGCGGCGCCGAGCGCGCATCAACGAAAGCCTCGCGCAGCTCAAGACCCTCATCCTGGACGCCTTCAGGAAGGAT AGTTCCCGCCATTCGAAGCTGGAAAAAGCAGACATCCTGGAGATGACCGTCAGGCACCTGCAGAGTCTGCGGCGTGTGCAGGTGACAG CCGCGCTCAGCGCTGACCCCGCCGTCCTGGGCAAGTACCGCGCCGGCTTCAATGAGTGTCTAGCGGAGGTGAATCGCTTCTTGGCCGGCTGCGAGGGCGTCCCGGCCGACGTGCGTTCTCGCCTGCTTGGCCACCTGGCCGCCTGCCTGGGCCAGCTGGGGCCCTCGCGCCGCCCGGCTCCATCGTCCCCCGCTGCGGAGGCCCGGGCGCCCGAAGTCTACGCCGGTTGCCCGCCGCTCCTGGCATTCGACCACCCCTTACCCCTGCTGCGCCCTGGGTCTGCCTTCGCGCTGCGGCTCCCTCCAGGCCTGACTGGGGCGCCCCCCAACGCCCCTAGGGCGGGACTGCAGAACCGGGGCGCGCCCTGGAGGCCGTGGCTGCGGTGA